The following are from one region of the Heterodontus francisci isolate sHetFra1 chromosome 34, sHetFra1.hap1, whole genome shotgun sequence genome:
- the LOC137349067 gene encoding zinc finger protein ZFP2-like → MEGKNTVHSGEKPYTCSVCGRGFSRSSGLSRHKRSHTGEKPCKCGDCGKGFSYPFELEIHQRIHTGERPFTCSVCDKGFTDFSALLKHQRVHTNERPFKCPDCGKCYKSSGELMCHQRVHTDERPFRCSHCGTGFRRLADLTVHERSHTGERPFTCSVCGKGFTHSSQLTTHQLVHSDKRPFKCSNCEKSFKSKKHLVTHQRVHTGERPFTCSVCGKGFGRSCYLLIHQRVHTGERPFTCSVCGKKFIDSPNLLIHRRVHTGERPFTCSVCEKGFTCSSNLLRHQRVHTGERPFTCSVCSKGFTRSFHLLRHQRVHK, encoded by the coding sequence ATGGAAGGGAAAAACAccgttcacagtggggagaaaccatacacgtgttctgtgtgtggacgaggcttcagccgATCATCTGGTCTGTCGAGACAcaagcgcagtcacactggggagaaaccgtgTAAATGTggtgattgtgggaagggattcagttacccATTTGAGCTGGAAAttcaccagcgcattcacactggagagagaccgttcacctgctcagtgtgtgacaAGGGATTCACTGATTTCTCTGCCCTACTgaagcaccagcgagttcacacaaaTGAGAGACCTTTTAAGTGCCCAGATTGTGGGAAATGCTATAAAAGTTCTGGGGAACTGATGtgtcatcaacgtgttcacactgacgagagaccgttcaggtgctctcactgcgggactgggttcaggcgatTAGCTGACCTCACTGTACATGAGcggagtcacactggggagaggccgttcacttgctctGTGTGTGGAAAGGGCTTCACTCATTCATCGCAGCTCACaacacaccaacttgttcacagtgataaaagaccttttaaatgttctaacTGTGAGAAAAGCTTTAAAAGCAAAAAGCATCtggtgacacaccagcgagttcacactggggagagaccgttcacctgctctgtttgtgggaagggatttggCCGTTCgtgctacctgctgatacaccaacgagttcacactggggagaggccgttcacttgtTCCGTGTGTGGGAAAAAATTCATTGATTCCCCGAACCTGTTGATCCACCgacgagttcacactggagagaggccgttcacctgctccgtgtgtgagaagggattcacttgttcatccaacctgctgagacaccagcgagttcacactggggagagaccattcacctgctccgtgtgtagcaagggattcactcggtcattccacctgctgagacaccagcgagttcacaagtga